The Marasmius oreades isolate 03SP1 chromosome 2, whole genome shotgun sequence genomic sequence ACCCAAGTATGCGCGCTGAATCTATTTTCACTATTAGGGATGTACCCGGGTGAGTTCCGTCCGCGTAGTTGCTCAGAAATTTGTGGTCTCAATGTTCTCTGTTACCTCTAGACACGTCCCGACCGTGACTCGGGAAGGGCGCTCCCCCGAGCGTCGacatcaccaccaccgccaccatAGTCATAGCTCAAGTCGCCCCCTCCATGAGCGACCGCAAAGTCATGAACGGCACCACCCTCGAGTCCATAGTGTCGATTACGGGCGGTCACACAGTCAGGATCGCCACCGAAGTCGTGAGCGCAGTCGTGAATCTGACGGACATCATGCTCGGAAGCGTGATGTCAGTAGAGAACATCATCACCATACTCAGAAGCGGGATGTCAGTAGAGAACATCGCCACCAACACCATGTCCAGCATCATAAGCGCGAACAACGACATTCAACATCATCTGCGCGCGCTCCTCCCAATTCGAAGGTTGTCCAGCATTTGAATAATGGTCATCTTCTTCAGGCGATTGACGCGGCCGCTCAACTCATTGATACTCGCGGGAATTCTCATGACCAGCTCGCCCCGGTCATCGCCCCGGTCATCAAGCATGTCATCAAGCACTTATGTAGACCCTGTCTCCATCGTCATTCTGAAAGCCAAGCAATGGAATTATTCTATCCTAGTCCCGAACACCCTGCTTACAACCCTATTCCGTACCCTGCTCCTAATTCGACTTTCCAGTACTCCAGGTGTACTGGTCGCAAGCGCGCCCTCTGTGTGAGCGCCCATTCGTCTATCCCATCCCTTTCTCGTTCGTCTGTTCTGACGCCCGTTTCAGATTGGCATCAATTATACCGGCCAAGACAAGCCTTTGCGCGGGTGCATAAATGATGCTATTCATGTCAGGGACTTTCTGAGGAGTAAGTTTGTTATGTCTTTCCTTTACTTGGTCGACAGCTCACGGGAGGGGGGTCTGTAGAACATCATGGATTCCCAACAGATCAGATCATGGTTCTTAGAGACGACAGTAGCAACCCTCGCAAACAAcccacaaggagaaatatgtTGGCGGCCATGCAGTGGCTGGTCGAAGGCGCCCAAAAGAATGATTCGCTGTTCTTCCACTGTGAGTTTCTTGTTCGATTCCACTCAGAATTCTCCCTATAACGATGACAAAGATTCTGGTCATGGTGGTCAAACACCAGATAAAGACGGGGATGAAATCGATGGATTTGATGAAGGTCAGTTTCTTGGTGAATCCGCTTCAAGTCGCTCACAATGGCGTCAGTTATCTATCCCGTCGATTATAAGAAGCGTGGCCACATATTAGATGATGTGAGGAATACTTGTTTTAGCCTGTCGCGACTCTGACCTCTTCCTTTGTAGGAGATGCACAAGATTATGGTAAGTCACTTGAATGAAGATTCTGCAATCTTTTACAAACTATCTCTGAAAGGTAAAGGCAATACCCAGCGGATGCCGCTTAACGGTGAGTTTGACAAGATGAAGGATGCCTTGCACGTCGCTGACTTGCTCGACATCACTCTAAGGCTTTGTTCGATGTAAGCTCCCCGTTAATTCGGCTATTTCTCTAGATGGTCTCACAAACCCTTTCTTCTCTCAGTCTTGCCACTCGGGAACTGTCCTTGGTAAGCGACGAATGTGTGATCCGCGATCGTTCGGCTAATTCCATTTATCACAGACCTTACCTACGTTGTATGTGGTTCTAAATCTATACTGTATCATCGCTATTTTTATTGATGCCTCCATCAAGTACACGCCTTCCGGACGGAAGAAAGGTGTCCATGTGAGTAGTCGTGCATTACAGCGAATGGCTACGAGGGCGGACGTTGTGAGTAACATCCTTCACCTTGGCGATCCAAGCTCATCTACTCTCCCTAGATTTCGTGGTCAGGCTGCAGAGATGATCAAACCAGTGCAGGCGAGAGGCTCTCCCCAAAGCTAACGTTTCTCGAGCTAAATGGTATTACTTCCAGACACGTTCCAAGGCGGACAACCTGTCGGTGCTATGAGCTACGTACGTGGATCTTGGATTCTTGAGATGGCGGTCGTATTAACCTCTCTCGTTTTTGGTCAAACAGGCTATCATCAATTCACTTAGTACGTAATTGATTAAACTTTTCAGTGCCGTGAAGGTGGACATGTTTCTGTGTATAGGGAAAAATCCACATCCAACCTATCAAGGCTTGTTGCAGCACTTGAAAGCTCTTTTATATGATCGGTTCAATCAAACTCCTCAACTGGGGAGTTCCCATCACATTGTGCGTTGTGTGTTTTCTATCATGCGTCATGGTTGTCAGTACTGATAGGATTGCGATAAGGACACCAACCTGCAATTTGTGATTTAGAAATGTCTTCTATCGCCGCACTTAAACTCGGACCCTAATAACGATAAACTTATGCGTACTTACATGTAAATTGTAACATGCACAGTGTTTCCGTATGACTTGTACCATGTACAACAGTGCTTTGTAGCCTTATTTATTCTATTTGTTATCGAGTACTTCAAGTTATCGAACTGTTAGATCATGCAGTGCCAGATCTTTTAGGCTTAGACTCGGAGCCAAGCCAAATCAGGTGACTGGGAAAACGTTCCTGGCTTAAGAGTCACGGTTTACCAATGCACTTACCCTTTGCTTTTTATCTCTCCCGCAACCATGACGGAACGCTCAATTTCAAGAGGCCGTGAAGCTTATGTGTGCTCCTACAACTGTATTTCATGAATAACTCTTTACGTCCTTCTTCCAGCGCTCTACTGGTCGAGGGGGTGCCGGAAATATACACCCTGCCTCCCAGGATGATAATCGTCCTATCGGTGGCCCAGATGATTTTTCCCCtacaagaggaagagagctCACGGTACATCATGACACCGTGCGCCTTTTGCTCTCGTTCAAACAGCCCACACTTATACGATTAATGTCGACAGCTGTATTCTACCGGACGAGGAGGTGCAGGAAACATCCGTTCACCATCAAGAGAACCTCAAGCTACTCCGGATTCTCGAGAGCAGGAAGTTATCAAGGGCGAAGCGGAGAAGAATATTGCAGTGAGTTGCGCAGTTATCTCAACGCAATGAGTCTGGTTGTTCAGAAAACCCCTTACTTCTCAGCACTCGACCGGACGCGGAGGTCTCGGTAACATGTCTCGATCCCGGTCCAGGGGACCATCTCAGACTAGCTCTAGCGCCCCTTTACACGTGCATTCCACCGGTCGTGGTGGTACTGGAAACATCTTTGAAGGTGATGCTCCATCGATCGAGACGGTAATGGAGGACGAAGATTTAGATTTTCAGTTCAAGCCCGCTACTATGTATTCCTCTTATCGCCACGCTTTTTAATTTTGGACTAACATGAAAAACTTAGTCACTCCACTGGCCGCGGCGGCCTAGCAAATATTTCCCACTCCCCTCCTCCTGGCGTCGAAAGCTACCGAGCATCGGTCAACAATCAGACAGGTTTCGAATCCACTGGTCGAGGAGGTGCCGGTAATATGAGAGAACGATCAGCATCTCGTGAACCTCGGAGTCAAAGTCGCGGTAGAGTGGCTGAAATTTTACAGCGggtcgtacatcctttggaaAAGTCCAGTCGAGAGAGAACGGGGGATAACCCTTCAGTTCAGCGGGGTAGAGCGATAGAAACTTCCAAATGATTCGCTATACGATCGAGGGCCTATCCCATATGACTCTGTATTGTGCCTATCTATCTGCCTATCTATTCTTGAGTAGACATCGCTAATGTATGTAAATTACTCCTGTATGTCTTTGTCATTATCGTTTCAAGGGTATTCCTCAACTCCGCGTTGTTTAGTATCGCCAGCGGCCAGCAGTACAAAATCTTCGCGCTTCGGATACCTTTGCGGTTGGCCTTTCATATATAATTACATGGCGGCGGACTGAACCGAGAAGGCATCAATGCATCAACCACCCAAACGCCTATCCCGTTCGTCGCTTGGACTTGCGCCACTCTATCAACTTATGACTCTATCGTCAACCTATGTCTGTCGTGTCGTGTCGGTCGAGAAGAGCTTCGGGATTCTTGGTCGAAGGACGGCCCTTGTACAGAGGGATCAGATAATAAATAAAGCTCCTTCCTCGACAGTCGAAAAGTTTTGGGAAGTCGCTGACTATGGCTATTCATGTCCTGCCTTGTGCCTCAAACTACTGCATCTCAGGTTATCGATGGCGACCAACGTTCGATGCGGAGAAATGGTTTCTTCTCGTATGCTTTCCTGATCTTTGACTGGGCTCCAGAGTGCCAAAACGAGCGGATGCTGCAATGTGGTTCAGAGCCACTGTATATTCACCAAGGACTGGAGCTCAGTCCAGCCTGGCAAGTTTAGATGGACGAGCAGTACTTCTTCCGcgattccttcatctcccgCTTGTTTTAACTTTCCACTTCATACTACAATTTCCGTAGTCCATCGATTCGATTATACTACCTCATCATATGGTCATCTTCATAAACGATTATGCTTTCTTACCGTACGTATAGCAAAAGTCCCTCTGTTGCGCAATTTCTCCATCTCAGTGTATTCTTAGTATCTGCCAGGAAGATGACACTTTCGCAGCGAACGTTCAACACTATAAAAAGAGGATCTCACTGTACTGAGGAGATACCAACAAAAGACAACTCTTTTTCCACCGTCCAACATTTTGAAAGGTGCTTAACCGCGTACCATCAACTCGCTATACTCATTGTGGCCATCTTTCTCAGTTTCCATACTACTCGATGGCTGGAATCAAAGCACCAAAGAAGCCCATGACCACGACCGATGCCGCTCGCATCCAGTCCGCCCAGGTTCGTGTAGCAATCCTCCGTCGCCGTCCATGAGCGATCGACTAAGGCTCGCTATTCCGATGCAGGCTAAAGCCGGTAACGACGTTGGCAAGAGA encodes the following:
- a CDS encoding uncharacterized protein (MEROPS:MER0114503) — protein: MQWDFTAGNNPPPLHRSTTPIPPIRRPTPAPTGYAVSSPPSHSSFGPPSFPDPSHMVRLPPSSAPSMTPAFLDVPGHVPTVTREGRSPERRHHHHRHHSHSSSRPLHERPQSHERHHPRVHSVDYGRSHSQDRHRSRERSRESDGHHARKRDVSREHHHHTQKRDVSREHRHQHHVQHHKREQRHSTSSARAPPNSKVVQHLNNGHLLQAIDAAAQLIDTRGNSHDQLAPVIAPVIKHVIKHLCRPCLHRHSESQAMELFYPSPEHPAYNPIPYPAPNSTFQYSRCTGRKRALCIGINYTGQDKPLRGCINDAIHVRDFLRKHHGFPTDQIMVLRDDSSNPRKQPTRRNMLAAMQWLVEGAQKNDSLFFHYSGHGGQTPDKDGDEIDGFDEVIYPVDYKKRGHILDDEMHKIMVKAIPSGCRLTALFDSCHSGTVLDLTYVYTPSGRKKGVHVSSRALQRMATRADVISWSGCRDDQTSADTFQGGQPVGAMSYAIINSLRKNPHPTYQGLLQHLKALLYDRFNQTPQLGSSHHIDTNLQFVI